The Puntigrus tetrazona isolate hp1 chromosome 4, ASM1883169v1, whole genome shotgun sequence genome includes a window with the following:
- the pmch gene encoding pro-MCH, which produces MASSYMVVFALALLVELTTALPKLRLDEERTDQDRLVSIAGEDDASEIEPGHLTFRGHPIIEGRLVDEDGTKRIFILGDTGIKGSLEREANLAFSRTFPVLPRGMDHAPDGYNMRDERRSTDDVIPVGRRDIDMLRCMIGRVYRPCWQA; this is translated from the exons ATGGCATCTTCCTACATGGTCGTCTTTGCACTTGCACTTTTAGTTGAGTTGACTACAGCTTTGCCCAAACTTAGGCTGGACGAAGAACGTACAGACCAAGATAGACTAGTGTCGATAGCAGGAGAAGACGATGCAAGCGAAATTGAACCTGGGCATCTCACCTTCAGAGGACACCCCATCATAGAAGGCAGATTGGTGGACGAAGACGGGACAAAACGCATCTTCATACTTGGT GACACAGGAATAAAAGGGTCTCTTGAGAGGGAAGCAAACCTTGCCTTTTCAAGAACCTTCCCTGTCCTGCCGCGTGGGATGGATCATGCTCCGGATGGATACAACATGAGGGATGAGCGACGTAGCACAGACGATGTTATTCCCGTAGGCAGGAGGGACATAGACA TGCTGAGGTGCATGATAGGGAGAGTATACAGGCCCTGCTGGCAAGCTTGA